Proteins co-encoded in one Theileria equi strain WA chromosome 3, complete sequence genomic window:
- a CDS encoding hypothetical protein (encoded by transcript BEWA_004740A), translated as MAEDSINSCYEGLLDLKCIFPSWSDLQNNFYFHWKQILDYSTNSGDEKDEVIEFYSQLLAPVIGSKDKGIESKAALELVRQLDDYRRKNDKEFEPYVLEEVLNRDTSSIKPPQKAVKTPAVKKKVPATPKPIIVEDGPTHVYGTRKRSKMMLNSESAGMGEHLKRGFYSDYIWDFMMAEKVRYAHTLSCCCRKMLKTRVF; from the exons ATGGCAGAAGACAGCATAAACAGCTGCTACGAGGGGCTTTTGGACCTCAAGTGCATCTTCCCCTCCTGGAGCGACTTACAGAACAACTTTTACTTTCACTGGAAGCAGATTTTGGACTATTCGACAAACTCTGGAGACGAGAAGGACGAGGTGATTGAGTTTTACTCGCAGCTTTTGGCTCCAGTCATCGGCTCCAAGGACAAGGGCATAGAGTCAAAGGCCGCTCTCGAGCTCGTACGCCAACTGGACGATTATCGCAGGAAAAACGACAAGGAGTTTGAGCCATACGTGCTGGAAGAAGTGCTGAATCGAGACACGTCCTCGATAAAACCTCCTCAGAAGGCGGTCAAGACTCCAGCCGTCAAGAAGAAGGTTCCAGCGACTCCAAAGCCCATAATCGTCGAGGACGGACCTACTCACGTATACGGAACCCGCAAAAGGTCAAAGATGATGCTAAATAGCGAATCCG CTGGAATGGGAGAACACCTCAAGAGGGGATTTTACTCCGACTACATTTGGGACTTTATGATGGCTGAAAAGGTGAGGTATGCCCACACATTGTCATGCTGTTGCAGGAAGATGCTGAAGACTAGAGTATTTTAA
- a CDS encoding hypothetical protein (encoded by transcript BEWA_004750A) produces MKIWSKYVNILLFCAAVSNVRCIWYLDTPTEGKGGEKAKDSNALEKPKTAVKTANPATNGGNRVSQSNAIDKVLLGGYSAKADSTYKAVESGGFRKYDANNALTKGGGYWCSERNLLDDRIVTWTGTLKVDRVLRGVIITWEYVPAFVSIWVSKDDTGEFIEIIPFQSCSNVTDKHEILFPRKVRTRSVQIKMKGQVNDYFGISFVQFIGEENPLFRIQSGITSIEDMCLQVDDTGEVVLDSCISAIANLTFGDVWRYNDKKQLYNPVTNLCMTLENNIETDGGRIMMLPCTEKNGDDYNDGRNSWVLLPNNQIKLRRPGNLCLSQHGSSAGLVNVALNKIAKSNYSVHNDPNHTAERALDGSAVSFWLSRHFNPDTIPEVNFTVNLQEEYKVRKVEIIWHIPALSYKLYIKHGDADWELVKDVSANTLKVTIDDMKDRILQFLRIEMISPNPDYSENGKLRYGINSISVYTNRLKTIVESCDVAKETKDARDKYFLESVYQVNLQTTLPLKRAEDHIESMVKTIEKKVADIERLTPTIRKCKTRHESYFNRIEQLKKRYEKFADKLFQIEQNMASVKVDDGITKSDIPRDCIDIKNLAENKPSGFYDIRPPCSPQPIRVYCDMYTGSSYYIATFEDSNSIGLPDVVNLCESHGLEPLQLQHEKQLESLRIMMNTMEIPTDTVLPLAVRIGHVFKSLDLAADVTSFLKPNDTDGNIVGITTDGVIYFDGRDKDMSGVICSSNYNSLRLPDEIPYIGCGAVVAENPKFSSTPGSKYKVQCPDDCLEIATEPYRVQGGKDGKYSLSSSICLAAIHSGEYDRLSPLEIEIIVAPQELDGFYQNGIDSESVPTILGDSAFKIRRLPKKCKNGYGTKTISQNMAKLSKGITTPSTNDQNSQSRDKEEVKQKEGTKYNKDLEHDKRPIDMFTGEAIESLIRQTYARTSKGSPVFLNLFHEHTGLVLANIRDLIKKADLSKIPSDTLLYQLDVKVRNFQNKIQLLASHVSYRRQALMQQMDKLNKEKASQTSFESWSMGDMGQAPIFKVFVQETSNGTKGRPSWTTSELNVRGTTELTISQMSEILPPNNIVGGTYLFLRNRKFYDFIFSAALYAGSSGTIGLAFRIVDMDNYYLFQMKQANGGYKRLIRVTDGAPYEIARIEDGGYIEEVWYTVRIETRQSRLMISVLQGDDPVFDTPKAVIDVIDATHMSGSVGLYTGKVSYGHFKRVHVDALACLRYDAPPIPPPPPFCSIYKEEYNSTFASNWSVYNSRGEWKYERDIMGESHAIAHIWKKGVEDEVEPTISVLKNHKSCSFGTFRASILPQCNFGSVGVVVRFHNAGEYIMLQLSDGYAVLKQMYKNNLVTLAETKVKAVALGSWNHVLVSFNDNSLTVSVGTDYDYLEVLFLNVRTSYEIEKGGSVGLVSLNCAACAFANITLKPIYTTGTDVTETLKRHTEEEETTLSYCRNIDRRSDCKNIASDNIDNCESNYCNVCCQFHYNDKEAQERCHDECEKLDTNVVLLQKAVDQLWFNCSNSEFMEQFGGCTESSCKQQACSLCCGSAKPFEFLSSSLNALAAKRCRKMCEFA; encoded by the exons ATGAAAATTTGGAGTAAATATGTCAACATCCTTTTATTCTGCGCTGCAGTATCAAATGTGCGTTGTATTTGGTATCTAGATACCCCAACAG AAGGAAAAGGTGGCGAAAAGGCAAAGGACTCCAATGCCCTGGAAAAGCCAAAAACAGCAGTGAAAACTGCTAATCCAGCGACAAACGGTGGCAATCGCGTCTCTCAGTCTAATGCAATAGACAAGGTGCTTTTGGGAGGTTATTCCGCAAAGGCTGATTCTACCTATAAAGCGGTAGAGTCCGGTGGATTTCGCAAGTATGATGCCAACAACGCCCTGACCAAGGGTGGAGGATATTGGTGTAGCGAGAGAAACCTGCTAGATGATAGAATTGTCACTTGGACGGGCACTTTAAAGGTTGACCGAGTCTTACGAGGAGTAATCATAACATGGGAATACGTTCCAGCCTTTGTGTCTATTTGGGTTAGTAAAGATGACACTGGCGAATTCATTGAGATCATACCATTTCAATCATGTTCCAACGTCACCGACAAACATGAGATATTATTTCCAAGAAAAGTTAGAACAAGGTCTGTAcaaataaagatgaaggGACAAGTGAATGATTATTTTGGTATCAGTTTTGTGCAGTTTATTGGTGAAGAGAATCCCCTGTTCCGCATACAATCTGGGATTACATCCATAGAGGATATGTGTCTACAAGTTGACGATACTGGAGAGGTTGTTTTGGACAGTTGCATATCCGCCATTGCTAATTTAACATTTGGAGATGTTTGGAGATATAATGATAAGAAGCAACTCTATAATCCGGTGACAAACTTGTGTATGACACTGGAGAATAATATTGAGACTGATGGAGGAAGGATAATGATGTTACCATGCACAGaaaaaaatggagatgacTATAACGATGGCAGAAATTCATGGGTTTTGCTTCCAAATAATCAAATAAAGTTAAGAAGACCCGGGAATCTCTGCCTATCTCAACATGGGTCTTCAGCTGGTTTAGTCAATGTGGCTTTGAataaaattgcaaaaaGCAATTATTCAGTACATAATGACCCCAATCACACGGCAGAAAGAGCATTGGATGGTAGTGCTGTAAGCTTCTGGTTGTCTAGACATTTTAATCCAGATACCATACCAGAGGTAAATTTCACAGTAAACTTGCAAGAAGAATACAAGGTTAGAAAAGTTGAAATCATATGGCATATACCAGCACTAAGttacaaactttacatTAAACATGGAGACGCAGATTGGGAGCTCGTTAAGGACGTTAGCGCGAATACACTAAAAGTTACTATTGATGATATGAAGGATAGGATTCTACAATTTTTGAGAATTGAGATGATTAGTCCAAACCCAGACTACagtgaaaatggaaagttACGTTATGGGATAAATAGTATATCCGTTTATACTAACAGACTTAAAACAATTGTGGAATCATGTGATGTCGCTAAGGAGACAAAGGATGCACGGGACAAGTATTTTTTGGAATCAGTTTATCAAgtaaatttacaaactACACTACCTCTTAAGCGAGCTGAAGATCATATTGAATCAATGGTTAAGACTATTGAGAAGAAAGTTGCAGACATTGAAAGATTGACACCAACAATAAGGAAGTGTAAAACCAGACATGAAAGTTATTTTAACAGAATAGAGCAGCTTAAGAAACGTTATGAAAAATTTGCCGATAAACTATTCCAAATAGAACAAAATATGGCATCCGTAAAAGTAGATGATGGCATTACAAAAAGCGATATACCTAGAGATTGTATTGATATCAAAAATCTTGCAGAAAACAAACCTAGTGGATTTTATGACATAAGACCGCCTTGCTCTCCTCAGCCAATAAGGGTGTATTGTGATATGTACACTGGTTCATCATACTATATCGCAACGTTTGAGGACAGCAATAGTATTGGTCTTCCAGATGTAGTAAATTTGTGTGAGTCACATGGACTGGAACCTTTACAATTGCAACATGAAAAACAGTTGGAATCACTGAGAATTATGATGAACACGATGGAAATCCCTACTGATACTGTTTTACCTCTGGCTGTAAGAATTGGACATGTCTTCAAATCACTAGATCTTGCAGCTGATGTTACATCATTTTTGAAACCGAATGATACTGATGGAAATATAGTTGGGATAACTACAGATGGCGTTATATATTTCGATGGAAGAGATAAGGATATGTCCGGAGTGATATGCTCAAGTAACTACAATAGTCTCAGATTACCCGATGAAATCCCATATATCGGTTGCGGAGCTGTAGTGGCAGAAAATCCCAAATTTAGCAGCACACCTGGTTCAAAATACAAGGTTCAATGTCCTGATGATTGTTTGGAAATAG CTACGGAGCCTTATCGTGTGCAGGGTGGaaaggatggaaaatatTCACTTTCCAGTTCTATATGTTTGGCTGCAATACATTCTGGAGAGTATGATAGACTCTCTCCACTGGAGATTGAGATTATTGTGGCTCCTCAGGAATTGGACGGATTTTATCAAAATGGTATAGACAGCGAAAGTGTACCAACAATTCTTGGTGATTCTGCCTTTAAGATTAGACGATTACCAAAAAAATGTAAGAATGGATATGGAACTAAAacaatatcgcaaaatatGGCTAAGCTGTCTAAAGGCATCACTACTCCAAGTACTAATGACCAAAATTCTCAGTCAAGGGACAAAGAAGAGGTGAAGCAGAAAGAAGGTACAAAGTACAATAAGGATTTAGAACATGATAAAAGGCCAATAGACATGTTTACTGGAGAGGCGATTGAATCATTAATACGCCAAACATATGCCAGAACGTCCAAGGGTTCTCCAGTCTTTCTCAATTTGTTCCATGAACATACTGGATTGGTCCTGGCCAATATAAGAGATTTGATCAAAAAGGCTGATCTAAGTAAGATTCCAAGCGATACATTGTTATATCAACTTGATGTAAAAGTGCGGAATTTTCAAAACAAAATACAACTTTTAGCTTCACATGTATCTTATAGAAGACAAGCTTTAATGCAGCAGATGGATAAATTGAATAAAGAGAAGGCCTCCCAAACTTCTTTTGAATCTTGGTCTATGGGTGATATGGGACAAGCACctatttttaaagtttttgttCAAGAAACCAGCAATGGGACAAAGGGACGTCCCAGTTGGACGACCAGTGAATTAAATGTTAGGGGAACTACTGAGCTAACAATATCGCAAATGTCAGAAATACTTCCACCAAATAATATCGTTGGTGGAACGTATTTATTTTTAAGGAATCGCAAATTTTATGactttatattctctgCTGCTCTTTACGCAGGTAGTAGTGGAACCATTGGCCTTGCATTTAGAATTGTTGATATGGATAATTACTATCTTTTCCAGATGAAACAGGCCAATGGTGGATATAAACGTTTAATAAGGGTGACTGACGGCGCTCCTTATGAAATCGCACGTATAGAAGATGGAGGATATATCGAAGAAGTTTGGTATACCGTTAGAATAGAAACAAGGCAGAGCCGTTTGATGATATCCGTTTTGCAAGGTGACGACCCTGTTTTTGATACACCAAAAGCTGTAATAGATGTTATCGACGCAACTCATATGAGTGGATCTGTAGGATTATATACTGGAAAGGTTTCCTATGGGCATTTCAAACGGGTACATGTGGATGCTCTTGCATGTCTAAGATATGATGCTCCTCCTATTCCCCCTCCGCCTCCATTTTGCAGTATAtacaaggaagaatataattCCACTTTTGCGAGTAATTGGTCCGTTTACAATTCACGAGGGGAATGGAAATATGAACGTGACATAATGGGAGAATCGCATGCTATAGCCCACATTTGGAAAAAGGGCGTAGAGGATGAAGTAGAACCTACAATTTCTGTATTGAAGAACCACAAAAGTTGTAGTTTTGGAACCTTTAGAGCTTCCATATTACCACAATGCAATTTTGGTAGTGTAGGAGTAGTTGTTCGTTTTCATAATGCAGGAGAGTATATCATGTTACAACTTTCTGACGGTTATGCTGtattaaaacaaatgtacaagaataatCTCGTTACTTTGGCAGAGACAAAAGTAAAGGCTGTCGCATTAGGTTCATGGAACCATGTACTTGTTTCATTTAATGACAATTCTTTGACTGTATCTGTTGGTACTGATTACGATTACTTGGAGGTTTTGTTTTTAAATGTAAGGACCAGTTATGAGATAGAAAAGGGAGGCTCTGTAGGTCTTGTAAGCCTTAACTGCGCTGCATGCGCATTTGCAAACATAACTTTGAAGCCAATATACACTACAGGAACTGATGTAACCGAGACATTGAAGCGTCATAcggaagaagaggaaacGACCTTGTCATACTGCAGAAACATTGATAGACGTTCCGATTGCAAAAATATCGCATCTGATAATATAGACAACTGTGAATCAAACTATTGTAACGTATGCTGTCAATTTCATTacaatgataaagaggcACAGGAAAGGTGTCATGACGAGTGTGAGAAGCTTGACACCAATGTTGTGCTGCTACAAAAGGCAGTTGACCAGCTTTGGTTTAACTGTTCAAATAGCGAATTTATGGAACAATTTGGTGGTTGCACAGAGTCAAGTTGCAAAC AACAAGCTTGCTCCCTATGTTGTGGATCTGCAAAGCCATTCGAGTTTCTATCTTCTAGTTTGAATGCGCTTGCCGCAAAAAGATGCAGAAAGATGTGTGAATTCGCATAA
- a CDS encoding hypothetical protein (encoded by transcript BEWA_004730A), producing MFTDVRICQFLTRKLSKWRGPGHVTTFRTTTSNSLASRRRYTTTSQLIANPTSSEAKLGDLSDNERPSIYINPVCMQLDQLLHNCDNYDSLLGVLVTHRGVMYLHNLVTVMTLLRDFAEKDKGEFQPDADDLFAGYSEMHSKQKTAHTTSIDESRLTKTQKAILAKAKSEILVHLEDPKNEHYMKASQHSRKLSDAIIRDERLLHVSSLNLYRYDLLLQDLYVNRNKLDIASACHVIISLDSLGHKYFRLYNGILKHLLRMPMPFSDEDPQTVNDIGNLLIKTCHCYVKAGFYDIPLYNRVCKGLFTSVSSGMSESEGFHRLLMNVVRLYGSVKSYDCHVFERIAELVQDKRLSAQDVSLLALAFSAHQNYTRLHDRVMYKVANEIETRPLEFGTRDLYNCISSFSNMSLYFERCWRIFSERLIEGIMYSINTADKLEFSVPELSSIVEKVCRIDNTSPFVNKLVEYTLIYLEDHINDITEDSAINLASSISLTNNHGKHDFLKPLYCRDEHIHATVHLEKSW from the exons ATGTTCACAGATGTGCGTATATGTCAGTTTCTCACCCGCAAGCTCTCAAAATGGAGAGGACCGGGACACGTAACAACATTTAGGACGACAACGTCGAATTCTCTAGCGTCTAGACGACGCTACACGACCACATCGCAACTTATCGCAAATCCGACGTCTTCCGAGGCCAAACTCGGGGATTTGTCGGATAATGAACGCCCATCCATATACATTAATCCCGTTTGTATGCAATTGGATCAACTGCTGCACAATTGCGACAACTACGACAGTCTTCTCGGGGTCCTTGTAACTCATCGAG GTGTCATGTACTTGCACAATTTGGTCACTGTGATGACGCTCTTGAGGGATTTTGCGGAGAAGGACAAGGGCGAATTCCAGCCAGACGCCGATGATCTGTTTGCCGGCTACTCGGAGATGCACAGCAAGCAAAAGACAGCGCATACAACCTCCATAGATGAGAGCAGATTGACAAAGACGCAAAAGGCTATCCTGGCCAAGGCGAAATCTGAGATACTGGTCCACCTGGAAGACCCAAAGAATGAACATTACATGAAGGCATCCCAGCACAGCAGGAAGCTCTCAGATGCAATCATAAGGGATGAGAGGTTGTTACATGTTTCTAGTTTAAATTTGTACAGGTACGACTTACTGCTGCAGGACTTGTATGTGAATAGAAACAAGCTGGACATTGCATCGGCTTGCCATGTCATAATATCGCTGGACTCTTTGGGTCACAAATATTTTCGTTTGTACAATGGAATATTAAAGCACCTGTTACGCATGCCTATGCCCTTCTCTGATGAGGATCCGCAGACTGTGAATGACATTGGAAATCTGCTCATCAAGACATGTCACTGCTATGTGAAAGCTGGATTCTACGATATTCCATTGTATAATAGGGTTTGCAAGGGACTTTTCACGAGTGTGTCATCAGGTATGAGTGAGAGTGAAGGGTTCCATCGGCTGCTCATGAATGTTGTAAGATTGTATGGATCAGTAAAAAGTTACGATTGCCATGTATTTGAAAGAATCGCAGAACTTGTGCAAGATAAAAGGCTCTCTGCGCAAGATGTCAGTCTCTTGGCACTAGCGTTTTCAGCCCATCAAAACTACACAAGGCTCCATGATAGAGTCATGTACAAGGTTGCCAACGAAATCGAAACCAGGCCCTTGGAATTTGGGACAAGGGATTTATACAATTGCATCTCGTCCTTCTCAAATATGTCCCTGTATTTTGAAAGGTGCTGGAGGATATTTTCCGAACGACTCATTGAGGGTATCATGTATTCCATAAACACTGCAGATAAATTGGAATTTTCGGTCCCTGAACTCTCGTCAATCGTTGAAAAAGTGTGCAGGATAGATAACACAAGTCCATTTGTCAACAAGTTGGTGGAGTATACTCTCATTTACCTGGAAGATCACATTAATGACATAACGGAGGATAGCGCCATAAATTTAGCATCGTCAATATCACTCACAAATAACCACGGTAAGCATGATTTTCTTAAACCTTTATACTGTAGAGATGAACACATACATGCTACCGTTCATTTGGAGAAAAGTTGGTAG
- a CDS encoding hypothetical protein (encoded by transcript BEWA_004710A): MNADKWTADTFVSVDNAISALSSTLERSFAIRDSLYQDVLFGLSKGVDQSTKASAILTVANSINVHYGSDLTYERDGKVLAKEELEKMLSKELVEIVESFARGEEEDFQHEIVKLLFTASAYLPLEKCNRIFTTELIGKIIRIAECTSPDFNRNMDLWTSSISIIRNVIPSVNMPNEFITRLIECINGHVHETCVQLCHILVIKVLFPKIKSMQDSGTFCGVLNSNPGFAIKVSRSIVDYLSSVLSSSKNPVLLSTACIALVSICEYSWGVDLVLNSGTLRKVVHLALVVANQKRSFSSYQKAGIYASIDEARTHTEQVIGTSPKTLEDLHELSFNALSVLSKMAFTSNHRQILAMLDNEIPEVLVKLLDCPDSTPKVKARSCNTLGNLGCETDNEVQHIIDSDAFYSLMHTFRSDIDLNTRIESAYAICACASKANRKQVGYIISCNSRTNDIGDGQCMMLLCDMLEFIERCDPSNESIVKLCKVVLNGLENILRAGVHEIKTYNLAGNPYIKMFADVQGDVRLARLCFFPEYNIARKAFGILNQHFDRPKIWNL; the protein is encoded by the exons ATGAACGCAGATAAATGGACTGCCGATACTTTTGTATCGGTCGATAACGCGATTTCGGCTTTATCATCGACGCTAGAGAGGAGCTTTGCCATTAGGGATTCGCTGTACCAAGATGTGCTCTTTGGATTGAGCAAGGGCGTGGACCAATCCACCAAGGCGAGCGCAATTTTGACAGTTGCAAACTCAATAAACGTACATTATGGAAGTGACCTGACGTACGAACGAGACGGTAAGGTTCTGGCCAAGGAAGAGCTGGAAAAGATGCTCTCTAAGGAGCTCGTAGAGATTGTGGAATCCTTTGCAAGGggagaagaagaggattTTCAGCATGAAATCGTAAAGCTGCTCTTCACAGCATCAGCCTACCTCCCTTTGGAGAAGTGCAACAGAATATTTACGACCGAATTAATAGGAAAAATAATTCGTATCGCAGAATGTACAAGCCCTGATTTTAATAGAAACATGGACTTGTGGACATCCTCAATATCGATCATAAGGAACGTGATACCGTCGGTAAATATGCCGAACGAATTTATAACTAGGCTCATAGAATGCATTAATGGACACGTGCATGAAACCTGCGTCCAACTATGTCACATTCTGGTGATTAAGGTGCTCTTTCCAAAAATTAAAAGCATGCAAGACTCAGGAACGTTTTGTGGAGTATTAAACAGCAATCCAGGATTCGCTATAAAAGTGTCTAGGAGTATCGTCGATTATCTTTCTTCTGTTCTGAGTTCTAGCAAAAACCCCGTGTTGCTATCCACAGCGTGTATAGCGCTAGTCAGCATTTGCGAATATTCTTGGGGAGTTGACCTGGTTTTAAACTCTGGAACCCTGAGAAAAGTTGTGCATCTCGCTCTAGTCGTGGCAAACCAAAAGAGGTCGTTTTCTAGCTACCAAAAAGCTGGCATATACGCGAGCATAGATGAAGCTAGGACTCACACAGAACAGGTCATAGGAACATCCCCAAAAACGTTAGAGGACTTGCATGAGTTAAGCTTCAATGCTCTGTCCGTATTGAGCAAGATGGCCTTTACATCCAACCATCGGCAAATTTTGGCGATGCTGGACAATGAAATCCCAGAAGTTTTGGTAAAACTCTTGGACTGCCCGGATAGTACGCCAAAGGTAAAGGCCAGGAGCTGTAACACACTTGGAAATTTGGGCTGTGAAACCGACAATGAGGTTCAACACATTATAGATTCTGATGCCTTCTACTCACTTATGCACACATTTAGGTCAGACATTGATCTAAACACCAGAATAGAGTCTGCCTACGCCATTTGCGCCTGCGCATCAAAGGCTAATCGGAAGCAGGTTGGTTATATCATATCCTGCAACTCAAGGACTAACGACATTG GTGACGGGCAGTGTATGATGCTACTATGCGATATGCTAGAATTCATTGAGCGGTGTGATCCCTCAAACGAGAGCATAGTCAAGCTCTGCAAGGTCGTGTTGAATGGTTTGGAGAACATTTTGAGGGCAGGAGTTCACGAAATCAAGACGTACAACCTCGCTGGAAACCCTTACATCAAAATGTTTGCCGATGTCCAG GGCGACGTTAGACTCGCAAGACTATGTTTCTTCCCGGAGTATAACATCGCCAGAAAGGCCTTTGGCATCCTGAATCAACACTTTGACCGACCgaaaatttggaatttGTAA
- a CDS encoding hypothetical protein (encoded by transcript BEWA_004720A), producing MENNRIVYRDSEVNSQISDKGSASNESANNSGSQRLKFEECVKSSPELSINSASNFDDELSLLLNSTMQNDNIFDLLSKKYLSGYAISDAVSGTDVDAHTLFHIWNARKTSQKSLIIYNQNSALEDEHFSVGNNRSLSIKDLFVIFHQQLCYSWQSQLDLIDRNRPMFNIPPQDNLLVHLIDPKTISLVLLVCIFNLGNIKFIGLQNEPKPSCVPGPYLGLMRIESKSDYLKSLSTIYNLAFKENQEETKSEEISTISPECYISTSYFISELDTIYTHILIDEKVCSEYTSPLLLKTFTSWVYGKIALLIFLRRTRARYKDVSSFDILNRFNNILSLICKLLARYKGFRTTQVLTESCTFKNFNFLTLLTVIYSYIYAILSIPVHLLPWERLTFEDIVQSKEKEEPKEDVPIPETPPEQQDQDEPKQMSIPPVYSDFSETAADATCIDNTRRHDILMAHVIGFVNSEGNWIKKKEKFVDAIDTYKLGLSWYLRPTFSNTMYTTSYKAWPTALYYYYLLIEPCGRVWFNWYWRNYEAWNSSNIWAYTQKL from the exons atggagaataatCGGATAGTTTACAGGGACAGCGAAGTAAATTCCCAAATTTCGGATAAGGGGAGCGCATCGAATGAAAGTGCAAACAACTCAGGTTCTCAGAGGCTCAAAtttgaagaatgtgtaaagtCATCCCCGGAATTGTCCATCAATTCAGCGAGCAACTTCGATGATGAGTTAAGTCTCCTCCTGAACAGCACAATGCAGAATGACAACATCTTTGATCTCTTGAGCAAAAAGTACCTCTCAGGGTATGCCATAAGTGATGCTGTAAGTGGTACGGATGTCGATGCCCACACACTCTTTCACATTTGGAATGCACGCAAAACATCCCAAAAGAGCTTAATAATTTATAATCAGAACTCTGCACTAGAGGATGAGCACTTTTCCGTTGGAAATAACCGGAGTTTGTCGATTAAGGACCTGTTTGTAATATTCCATCAGCAGCTATGCTACAGTTGGCAATCGCAATTGGATTTAATTGATCGAAATAGACCAATGTTCAATATTCCTCCGCAGGACAACTTGCTAGTACATTTAATAGATCCAAAAACAATATCTCTGGTTCTGCTAGTTTGCATTTTTAACCTCGGAAACATCAAATTCATAGGGCTGCAAAATGAACCAAAGCCATCGTGCGTACCCGGACCGTACCTCGGATTAATGCGCATAGAGTCAAAGTCTGATTATCTTAAATCTCTAAGTACCATATACAATCTGGCCTTTAAGGAGAATCAGGAAGAGACGAAATCTGAGGAAATTAGTACAATTAGCCCGGAGTGTTACATCAGCACATCTTACTTTATATCGGAATTGGACACTATTTACACGCACATTCTGattgatgaaaaagtgTGTAGTGAGTACACGAGTCCTCTATTGCTAAAGACGTTTACCAGCTGGGTGTACGGGAAAATTGCCCTGCTGATATTCTTGCGGCGCACTAGGGCCAGGTATAAGGACGTTTCTTCatttgacattttaaatagaTTTAACAATATTCTTTCCCTAATATGTAAACTACTTGCAAGGTACAAGGGATTTCGTACAACCCAGGTGCTCACAGAATCTTGCACATTTAAGAATTTCAACTTTTTGACCCTCTTGACTGTAATATACTCTTACATTTATGCTATTCTTAGCATTCCCGTCCACTTGCTTCCTTGGGAACGCCTTACATTTGAGGATATTGTTCAAAGCaaagaaaaggaggaacctaaagaagatgtgCCAATTCCTGAAACTCCCCCTGAACAACAAGACCAGGATGAACCGAAACAAATGTCAATACCCCCTGTATACAGCGACTTTTCTGAGACTGCCGCTGATGCAACATGCATTGATAACACAAGAAGACATGATATTCTCATGGCTCACGTTATAGGCTTTGTAAATTCCGAGGGGAATTGGATCAAAAAAAAGGAAAAGTTTGTGGACGCTATAGACACTTACAAACTAGGTTTGTCATGGTATCTTAGGCCAACATTTAGTAACACAATGTATACAACTAGCTACAAGGCATGGCCAACTGCTCTCTACTATTACTACCTTTTAATAGAACCGTGTGGAAGGGTATGGTTCAATTGGTATTGGAGGAACTATGAAGCGTGGAATTCCTCAAATATATGGGCGTACA CTCAGAAACTGTAA